The segment CCGCGTGATGAAACCGCCCTTGAAGCGGCCATTTGCAATCCATGTATAGCCGCTCTCCGCAGCCCCGTCGACGACCGCCTGCAACACCGGCGGCGCTGCCGTCCGCCCGTCCTGCGTACCGATGTTCAGATCCGGCAGCTTGCCCTCGAACAGACGCGGCAATACGCTTGCGATCGAATGCGCTTCCCACAACAGCACGTTTGCATGCTTCTCGCGCAGGCGCGCGAGTTCGCCGGCGATGGTGTCGTGATACGGCTTCCAGTAAGCCGCGACGCGGCGCTGCTTTTCGGCGGCGTCGGGCACGCAGCCTTCGCGATAAACCGGCTCGCCGCGAAACGTCAGGTCCGGGCACAAGCCCGTCGTGGTCTGCCCCGGATAGAGGCTTTCGTCCGAAGACGGCCGGTTCAGGTCGATCACATAACGCGACAGGCGCGCGCCGAGCACGGTCGCGCCGAGTTCACGCGCGAACGCGTAGAGGCGGTCGAGATGCCAGTCGGTGTCGGCGACCGTCAGCGCAATGTCCGTGTATTGGCCGCGCAGGTCGTCGGGGATGATCGTGCCGAGGTGCGGAATCGACAGCAGGAGCGGCGCATCGCCGCGAGTGAGGGTGAAGATTTCGTTCATGGCGTGAGTAGCGAAGGGTGATCGAGGTTGAGAGCAGTACATTCAAAGCAACGCGTCGTCCTGCAATGTTGGCAAGGCGCGCTTGAGCGCGGGACAAATCAGATGGTCGAGCACGCGGCGTGTAAGCACGGCGATCTCATCGACGAAATCGCTCCATTCGCCTTGTCGATGCAGCAGAAAGAACTCGCGTCGCCCAAGCCGGCTCGCGGGCAGAGGCAGCACGGCGATTTCATCCAGATAATGCCGCGCTTGCCAGAGACACAGCGGTGTCGAGATGGCGAAGCCGAGTTTCGCGGCGACGAGGCTCAGGAGCGGATCGGTCGCATCGAACTCGTAGCGGCGCGGACTTTCGATACCCAGATGCCGCGCGAAGCGCTCCACCTGCTGGCCGATCACCGAGCGCGCCGTATAACGGATCAACGGCAGTTCCGTTGCAAGCTGCCGCCATGACGACGCTCCTTGGCGCTCATCGAGCCAGCGTCGCGACACGACGGCCACGAACGCTTCCGAAAACAACGGCATCTCGACGATACGGCTGTCGTTCAGCACCGTCTGCGTACAGACCGCGATATCGACCTCGCGCGCGTGCATCTGGTCGGACAGGCCCGGCGTGAGTCCCGACCACAAGGCAATCTGCCGCGCGGAGCCGGACATCGCGCGAATGAGTTCGGGGCCGACCGTCGCCGCGAAGGAATCGACGCAGCCAAGCCGCAAGGGCAGCGCTCCCGCCAGCGACGCATCGCCGATACGCGTGCTCACCGTTTGCGCATGGTCGAGCAGCGGCCCGGCGAGTTCGAGCAGCGCGCGTCCCGCCAGATTCGGACGCGGCGGGCGGCTGTCGCGATCGAACAAGCCAGCGCCCTGCTCGCGCTCGAGCGACGCAATCGACTGGCTCACCGCGCTCTGGCTCACGCCCAGATGTTTCGCGGCTGCCGTCATCGAACCGGTCTCGCAAACGGCGACGAAGGCCTGCAATGCGCGTAGATCGATAGGTGGTGGGGTGCGTCTCATCGCGTTTCCGTGGTTTGCAGGCACGCGCCCGGCGGAGTCCCGCCGTGCGGCGCTCATGTTGCACGCACTGGGCTGGAAGCCGCGCGTCTCGCGCAAACGCCCGCATGGGCCATAAGTTTGCCTTATGCAAAATGATCGTGCGTCGTTTGCGGAGATCGGGGCCCGTGTCGCATTGATGACAGTAGACGTCGAGTTTGTGCCGGTTCCGGCGATTTTGGACCGGTACATTCATTCGTCACGGGCATCGAGGCGCGGGAGGCCGCAGTGGAGACACTGGTTTTTATCTGGAGCAACGCGGCGTCGATCGCTTCCATGCTGGTCGATCACGTGTTGCTGGTGCTTGCCGGCGTCGGCTGCGCCATCGTGACGGGCGTCGCGCTCGGCATCGTCATCACGCTCAACGAGCGGCTCGCGCGCGTGGTGTTGTACGCCGCCGCGATGCTCATGACGATCCCATCCATCGCGCTCTTCGGCTTGCTGATTCCGGTGCTCTCGCTGATCGGACAGGGCATCGGCTTTCTGCCTGCCGCCATCGCGCTCTTTCTGTATGCGCAATTGCCGATCGTGCGCAACACCTACGCCGCGATCCGCAATCTCGATCCCGCGCTGCGCGAAGCCGCCAACGGCATGGGGATGACCGCGTGGCAGCGGCTCTACCGCGTGGAGATGCCGATTGCCGTGCCGATCATCATGGCGGGCGTACGCATGGCGGTGGTCATGAATATAGGCATTGCGGCGATTGCCACGTATATCGGCGCGGGCGGGCTCGGGCGGCTGATCAGCCGGGGCATTTCGCAATCCGATCCGCGCCAGTTGATCGCGGGCGCGGTGATCGTCGCGCTGCTCGCGATCCTCGCCGACCTCGGCCTGGGCGCGCTGCAATGGCGCCTGACGCCGGAAGGCATGCGGCCGCGGCAGGCGCGCTTCTTCTGGCGCCGCAACGCGACGCGCGGGCCGCTGGTGACGGCCGCGACGGCCGCGACGCCGATTTCATCCACAGCGGAGGGACGATGATCGATCTTCGACATCTGACGAAGCGATTCGAAAAGCGCGGCGAAAAGCCAGTCGTCGACGACGTGTCGATGACGATCGGCGAAGGCGAACTCTGCGTGCTGCTCGGGCCGTCCGGTTGCGGCAAGACGACGACGCTCAAGATGATCAACCGGCTCGTGCAGCCCACGTCAGGGCAGATTCTGATCGGCGGCGCGGATACGGCGGGCTTCGATATCGTCGAGTTGCGGCGGCGCATCGGCTATGCGATTCAGCAAGTCGGCCTGTTCCCGAACATGACGGTCGCCGAGAACATCGGCATCGTGCCGAAGATGCTCGGCTGGGACAAAACGCGCATCCGCGAGCGCACCGAAAAGCTGTTGGAGATGGTCACGCTCGATCCGGCCATCTACATGCGATGTTATCCGCGCGACCTGTCGGGCGGGCAACAGCAGCGCGTGGGCGTGGCGCGCGCGCTCGCCGCCGATCCGCCGGTAATGCTGATGGACGAACCGTTCGGCGCCATCGATCCGATCAATCGCACGTCTATTCAGGACGAATTCCGCCATATTCAGACGACCCTGAAGAAGACCGTGATGTTCGTCAGCCACGACATCGACGAAGCCATGAAAATGGGCGACAAGGTCGCGATCTTCCGCAACGGCAAGCTCGAACAACTGGCGAGCCCGGATGAACTGCTGGCGCGTCCCGCGAGCGCGTTCATCGCCGATTTCGTGGGCACTGACCGGGCGCTCAAGCGTCTGCGCCTGATGCGCGCCGTCGATGCGGCGCTGGAACCGGCGCGCGTCGCGCGGCTCGGCTACCCGAGCGCCGATGCCCGCGCGCTCTTGCGCGATCACGTGGCCGACGCACTGGTCGTGCTCGACGCCCACGGCAGACCGGCCGGCCACGTCGGCGCGGCCGAACTCGACGCCAGCGGCGCCACGCTCGAAGCGCCGAGTCTGCGCGCGCTGCCGGGCGTGGTGCGCGCGGGCGACGACCTGCGCGCGGTCATGTCGATGCTGCTCGCGCACGGCGCGTCGTGGCTGCCGGGCGTCGACGCGGACGGACGCTTCATCGGCTACGTGACGTATGAACGCATCGCGCTGATGGCGCGCGCGGCGTGCGTGTCCGGCGCGGCATTGCCCGAAGGCGGCCTGGCCTCGTCCGCTGGCGACGCGGCGAAAGCGGGCGATGCATCGCGCGATGACGGGGCGCATCCCGAACTCGCTTTCGGAGGCGCGCGATGAACCATCGACGCGGCGGTTCGCGTATTGCGTTAGGCGCGATGATGGCGTTGGCCAGCGCATCGGCGCATGCAGACGACTGGCTCGCATCGATCGGGCAGTACCGCGCGGACATCGTCTATCAGTCCGGCCAGCAGATGCTGATGGTGCTGATCGCGGGCGTCGCGGCTATCGTGGTTGCGGTGCCCGCGGGCATCTGGCTGAGTCGCCCCGACAACGGCCGGGCCGCGCAGTTCGTGATGTTCACGCTCAACGCGGGCCAGGCCGTGCCCAAGCTCGCCATTCTCGCGCTCGCCATGAGCGTGCTCGGCATCGGCGCGAAGCCCGCGATTCTCGCGTTATGGCTCGCCACGCTGCTGCCCATCGCGATGAATACATACGAAGGCATACGCGCCGTGCCGCCCGCGCTGATCGAGGCCGCGAGCGGCATCGGCATGACGCAACGGCAGATTCTCTTCAAGGTGGAATTGCCCAACGCCATGTTCGTGATTCTTGCGGGCGTGCGCACCGCGCTCGCCATCACAGTCGGCACCGCACCGCTCGCGTTCCTCGTCGGCGGCGGCGGTCTCGGCGAGCTGATTTTCACGGGCATCGACCTCAACGATTTCACGATGCTGCTTGCGGGCGCCATCCCGACCGCCCTGCTCGCGGTGGCAACCGACCTGTTCGTCGCGCAAATGCAGCACTGGCTCGTGCCGCGCGGCGTCAGTCCTCAACGCTGATCTTTCCTGGATAACGAAGCTCATGCTCAAGCCTTTGCTGTCACGCAAACTGTGGTCGCGTCTTCTCGGCGCATCCCTGTTCACGCTTGCCCTCGGAACGATGGCCCTGCAGGCCGCGCAGGCTGCGCCAACCGTCACGGTCGGCGGCAAGAACTTCACCGAACAAGTGCTGCTGGCGGAAATGACCACGCAACTGCTCAAGGCGAAGGGTTTCACGGTCGTCAAGAAAGACGGCATGGGCAGCACGGTGCTGCGTCAGGCGCAGGAAAACGGTCAGGTGGACGTGTACTGGGAATACACCGGCACTTCGCTCATCACCTACAACAAGGTGACCGACAAGCTCGACCCGCAGCAAACTTATGCGCGCGTCAAGGAACTGGATGCCCAGAAAGGCCTCGTGTGGCTCGACCCGTCGAAGGCGAACGATACCTACGGCATCGCCATGAACCGCGATGTCGCGCAGAAGCTCGGCGTCACGACCATGAGCGACCTCGCCAAGGTGCTCAACAGCGGCAAGGAACTGACCTTCGCGTGTAACTCCGAGTTCTATGCGCGCCCGGACGGCCTGCGTCCGCTGCAAAAAGAATACGGCTTCAGCTTCGGTCCGTCGCAGATCAAGCGGATGGATTCGGGTCTCACCTATCAGGCGCTGAAGGACCGTCAGGTGGACACCGCGCTCGTTTTCACGACCGATGGCCGCGTGCCCGCTTTCAACTTCATCGTGCTGCGTGACGACAAGAGTTTCTTCCCCGCTTACGCGCTTACGCCGGTCGCACGCAAGGCGGCGCTCGACGCGAATCCGAATCTCGCGGGCATCCTGAACGCGCTGTCGGCCAAACTCGACGACGCAACGATGGCGCGACTCAACGCCGAGGTCGACGTCCAGAAGAAGTCGCTCGACGAGGTGTCGGCTACTTTCCTCAAGTCCGCCGGACTGATCTGACGCGCGTCCGATGAAGCCTTTTATCGTCGCCGCCGCGCAAACCGAAACCGTCGCGGGCGATCTGGCCGCGAATCTGGCGGCGCATCGCCGGTTTATCGACGAAGCACGCGGGCGCGGCGTTCAGTTGCTCGTGTTTCCCGAGTTGTCGCTTGCCGGTCACAGTGCGGGCGCCGATGCCTTGAGGCTCGCCTTGCCGCGTAACGCCGCCGCGCTCCTCGAGCTGGCTGAAGCGTGCTCGCCGCTTGCCGCCGTGGTTGGCTTCGTCGAGGAAGCAGCGGGCGCGCAGTTCTACAACAGCGTCGCGACACTGTACGCGGGACGCGTGGTGCACGTGCATCGCAAGATCGCGCTTGCCACTTACGGCCGGCTCGACGACGGCAAGCACTACGGACACGGCGCGCGGCTCGACCAGTTCACGCTGCCCGCCGATCCGCGCTGGCAGATCGCCACGCCCGTGTGCGCGGATTTGTGGAGCCCGGCGGTGATGCATCGGCTTGCCTGCGACGGCGCGACGCTATGCGCGGCGCCTGTGAGTTCGGCGGTCGAAGCCGTGGGCGACGCCTTCGACAATCCACGCGGCTGGGACACGGTGCTGCGTGCCCACGCACTCGTCTACGGTCTGCCTGTCGTGTTCGCCAATCGCGTCGGCCATGAAAACGGCCTGCGCTTTTGGGGCGGCTCGCGCGTCGTCGGGCCGCGCGGCGAAACGCTCGCGCAAAGCGAATCGGCACGTGAGGAACTGGTCGTGGCGACGCTCGACTACGAAGCCGTGCGCGCCGCGCGCTTCGACTTGCCGACCCTGCGCGATGCCCGCGGCATCCACGCACTCGAAAGCGGCATCGTGTCGGTTTCGTGATCGCGTTGGTCGTGTGTCTGCCCGCACCGGTCATATCCGCGACCGACAATCGATTCAACTGATCGTTCGCATGGGAGTGTGACGATGATCGACCCGACGCGCGTGCGCGCCGCCCTGGCCGAGCGCCAGGACAACTTCTCGCTGCCGCAGCCTTTTTATACCGATGAAGCCTTTCATCGGCTCGACCTCGACGCCGTTTTCAACGACGAGTGGCTGTTCGCCTGCAACAGCTGCGAACTGCGCGAACCGGGCGATTATCTGACGCTGGAAATCGGCGCGACATCGGTGCTCGTGCTGCGCGACATGGACGGCGAAATCCGCGCGTTCTTCAATACCTGCCGGCATCGCGGCTCGCGCATCTGTCTCGAAGAGAAAGGGCATGCGCATCGGCTTACTTGTCCGTATCACCAGTGGGTGTACGACCTCGACGGCGCGCTCCTGCATGCGCGGCAGATGCCGGCGGGCTTCGAGCGCGAGGGCTACGGCTTGCGCGCCGTGCATGTCGAGATCGTGTGCGGCATGGTCTATATCTGCCTCGCCGCGACGCCGCCCGACATCACGCGCTTTCGCGACGCGGTCACGCCCTACCTCGCGCCGCATCAGCCGTGGCGCACCAAGGTCGCGGCCAGCGTGACGATGATCGAGGAAGCCAACTGGAAGCTCGTCATCGAGAACAATCGTGAGTGCTATCACTGCGCGGCCAATCACCCGGAGTTGCTCGCGACGCTCGTCGAATTCGCGTTGCCCGACGATCCCGCTGGCTCGCGCGACTTCCGTCTGTTAATGGAAGCCCAGGCTGCGAAGTGGGACCGTCACGGCTTGCCGCATTTGCCCGCCGATGGCGGCGACGAATTCCGCTGCATCCGGCTGCCGTTTCATCGCGGCGCGGTGTCCTTCACGCCGGACGGATCGCCCGCGTGCGGCAAGCTGCTCGGCGACCTCACCGATCCGGATCTCGGCTCGGTGCGCATGTTTCGCGTGCCGAACAACTGGAATCATTTTCTCGCCGACCACATCATCCACTTCCGCATTCTGCCGCTGTCGGCCACGCGCACGGTGTTGCGCACGACGTGGCTCGTACACGAGGATGCCGTCGAAGGCGTCGATTACGACGTCGATACGCTCACGTCCGTATGGAACGCGACCAACGTGCAGGACGCGCGGCTTGCGGCGAACAATCAGCTGGGCGTGGGCTCGCTCGGCTATGCGCCGGGACCGTATGCGCCGTCCGAGTTCATGCTGCGCAACTTCACGAACTGGTATGCAAGGAAGCTCGCGTCACATCTGGACGGCGCACACGGGCAGCGCTTAATCGCGCTGAAGGTGTCGAATGGCTGATGTGCCGACATCTTCCGATACGGCGTTCGACAGCACCCTCGCCTTTGCCTGCGACACGCCCGCATCGCGCACGCTCGAGTGCATCGGCGTGCGTGACGAAGCGCCGGGCGTCAAGACCTTTCGCCTGCGCGATCCGCACCCCGACGGCGCGCGCCGCTACGCGCCGGGCCAGGCCATGCTGCTGACGCTCGATATCGAGGGGCGGCGCTTCGACCGCACGTTTTCTATCGCCTCGACGCCGCTCGAAGCGGACGCGCTCGAACTGACGATCAAGGCGCAGTCCGGCGGCGTCGTCACCCGCTGGCTGCATGAGCGCTTCGCGCCGGGCATGCGCATCGACACGCGCTATCCGCTCGGACGCTTCACACTCGATGCATCGGCCAATACGCCTCTTGCGCTAGTGTCGGCGGGCTCGGGCGCATCGCCGCTGATGTCCATGCTGCGCACGCTGGCGCGCCGCTCGCCGCACGCCGACATCGCCTGGCTTCATTGCGCGCGCGGCGTGGACGACATTCTTTTTGCCGATGAACTCGCGACGCTTCAGGCGCGCATGCCCAACCTGACAGTACACGTGTGGCTGAGCGCGCCCGCACCCGGCTGGTTTGGTCTGCGCGGGCGCATGTCGCGCGGCGCGCTTTGGGCAATGGCGCCGGACTTCGGACGCCGCACGGTCTATTGCTGCGGTCCGGCCGGTTTCATGCAGAGCGTGCGGCAGATTCATGCTGCCGAAGGCGCTCGCCGCGCGGCGTTTCATATCGAGCATTTCGGTCCCGTGATCGAGCCGATGGAAAGCGAAGCCGCGACGACCGGCGCACCTTCGTCCGACGAACAGCGCGATGCCATTTTCAACGCGTGGCTGAACGGCCGGCGCTTCGATGTGCGCGCGGGCGAAACGCTGCTCGTCGCGGCCACGCGTCAGCAAGTGGTGATTCCGTGCGGTTGCGCGAGCGGCCTGTGCGGCACGTGCAAAGTGCGCCACCTTTCGGGCGAAGTCGCGATGAAACATGCAGGCGGAATTTCCGCGGCCGAAGAAGCGCAAGGCTGGATTCTCGCGTGTTCGAGCCGTCCCTTGACCGATGTCGAAATCGCCTTCTGACATGCAAACGGCACCGACGCTTCATCACGACGCCAGCCGCTTCACGCGCACGCTTGGCTTCGACATGCTTCCCGCTGCCGTCGTGCGCGACGCGCAGCGCCGCATTCTCGACCTGCTCGGCGTCGCGGCGGCGGGCACGTCCACACGGCTTTCGACAATCGCGCGCGAGCATGCGCTCGATTGCTTCGCGGCCGGACGCACCCCCGCGCGCATGCTATTCGACGGGCGCATCGTCAGTGCTCCGGGCGCGGCGTTCGCGGGCGCAACGACCATCGACAGTCTCGACGGCCATGACGGCCACGCGCTCACCAAAGGCCACGCGGGCGTCACCGTCTTGCCGGCCCTGCTCGCCATGACCGAGCGCGCGCCCGGCATGAGCGGACGCGAGTTCATCGTGCAGACGGTGCTCGGTTATGAAATAGGCACGCGTGCCGGTATCGCGCTGCATGCGACGAGCCGCGAATATCACACCTCGGGCGCGTGGAATGCGTTGGCGGCCGCCGCTATCGCGAGCCGCGCGCTCGGCTTCGACATACCGGCGACGCGCCACGCGCTCGGCATCGCCGAATATCACGGGCCGCGTTCGGACATGATGCGCTGCATCGATCATCCGACCATGCTGAAGGACGGCTCGGGTTGGGGCGCGCTGGCGGGCATCAGCGCCGCCCTGCTCGCCTCGCGCGGCTACACCGGCGCGCCCGCGACCACCGTCGAACGCGATGCGCCCGCCTGCTGGTCCGACCTCGGCGATCGCTGGCTGATCCTCGAACAGTATGTGAAGCCGTATCCAGTGTGCCGCTGGGCGCATCCGGCAATCGCCGCCGCGCTTGCAGTGCGTGCGCTCGACGGCTTCGATGCGGCCAACATCGAGCGCGTGGAGATCGAAACCTTCCACGAGGCGACGCGTCTCTGGTCCGCGCTGCCACGCACCACCGAGGAAGCGCAGTATGGCGTGCTGTTTCCCGTCGCGGCGGCGCTGGCGCATGGCCGCGTCGATGCCGGCACCATCGGCGATTCGGGCCTTGCCGATCCCGCCGCGTGCGCGTTGCTGCCGCGCCTCGTCGCAAAGGAGCACGCCGCGTTCAGCGCCGCGTTTCCCGCCGAGCGCTGGGCGCGCGTGACGGTCGAACTGCGCGATGGCCGCCGCCTCGATTCCGGTCCGATGCAGGCAAGCGGCGACCTCGCGCGCCCGATGACACCCGACGCCGAGCGCGACAAATTTCGTGAACTCTGCGGCGCGCGCTTCGGCGCACGGTTCGCGCGCGAACTCGAAGACGCGGTGGACGCGCTCGCCGAACCGCACGCCCGCGCCGGGCGCCTGTGCGAACTCGTGCTGGGCACGCCGCCCAGTGCGTCGCAAACATGAACACTCCGATCAGCCAACGAAACATCGAGCCATGCCAGTAAATCCCGACGCATTCTCAACGCCGTTCCACGATCCCGCGTCCGTGGCGGGCAAGACGCCGCCCATCGGCGAATCGACCGATCTGCTGATCGTCGGAGCGGGGCCGGCCGGCATCGCGGCGGCACTCGAAGCGGCCGGTCGCGGTACACGCGTCACGCTCGTCGACGAAAACCCCGTGCCGCTCGAAACCATGGGCGAAGACGTGCCGCTGCACTTCGGCAGCCGCATGGGCGCGGAGGCAGGCAACGCCAACGCGATGCTCGAAGCCATGCTCGACGCCCGTCCCGAACTGGGCGACGCGCTCGAAGCGGGTATCGACGTGAAGCTGGGCACGGCAGTGTGGGGACTCTTCCCGCACGGGCCGGCGAACGCTTGGATCGGCACGCACGTGGCCGGTCTCGCGGACGCCGAACATACTTGGCTGCTGCAATTCAGTCAGGTGATCGTTGCGTCGGGGCGGCGCGACATGGGACTCGCCTTCGACGGCTGGCAACGCCCGGGCGTGATGGGTGCAAGCGCCGCGTGGCGGCTCGCGGTTCTCTACGGCGCGCTCGACGCGCGGCGCGCGATGCTCGTCGGCAGCGACACGGATGCGCTGAACGTCGCGCTCGAACTCGTCTCGCGCGGCGTGCAGATCGTCGCGGTGATCGAACAGGCTGGCGAAATCGTCGGCGATGCGGCGCTCGCGGCGCAACTCGAAGCGAGCGGCGCGCACATTCTCACGCGTCATGTCGTGCGCCATGCACATGGCGATGCTTATGGCGTGACTTCCGTCGACGCAGCCACGCCCGACACGACCGCCCTGATGACATTCGATTGCGATACCGTGCTGCTCGGCATCGCCGCGTTGCCTGCAATCGAGCTGCTCGAAGCGGCAGGCTGCGCGACTGCGTTCGATGCCGCGCGCGGCGGTCATATCGCCCGTGTCGATGCGATGCAGCGCACCTCGTTGCCGTTCGCCTACGCGGCAGGCGACTGCGCGGGCGTCTGGCCGGCGAAGAGCCGCGACGAAACGATCGCGCGTGAAGAAGGCCGCCTTGCGGCGCGCGCGGCTTTATCGTCGTTGGATGAAAGCGCTTCTCTCGCCGACGCGCCGCCCGCGCGCCAACCCGATGCACCCGCGCAAGACATCGCGCTATCGCGTGTCGAATGGGTGCGGGCAAGCGTCATCGGCGCGGCCGGCGAGCCGTTCGTCTGCCAGTGCGAGGAAGTGACGGCGCGCGAAATCCTCGATGTGCGTCCGCCGCGCTACCTCGGCTGGCAGCCCGCCGACGCGCTTCACGACACACGCGGCGTCGCGGGTCTCGCGCAAAGCGGGCCGCCCAGTCCCGACGCGGTGAAGCGTCTCACGCGCGCATGCATGGGCCCGTGCCAGGGCCGCCGATGCCGCGAGCAAGTCGCCGCGCTGCTCGCGATAGGCTCCGGCTGCGCGCTGCCGCGGATTCCGCTCGCCACATTCCGCGCGCCCGTCCGGCCGCTCGCGCTGCGGCAGCTAGCCGAGGTGGCCGAAGCGCAGGAGACCGGCGCGCATTGGGACAGCTGGTTCGGCATGGCGTCGCAATGGGTGCCGTTTTGGCGTATCGATCCGCTGTATCGCGCGGCCACGCGCCGTCAGGGCGAACCGGTGGCGAGCGAATGAACGAAGCATCGACCGGCCGTCGCACTCGAATCGAATCTTCCGGACAGACAAGCATGAAAGCAGACACGCAACATGACAGCGGCACGCCGAAGGGCGCTTCGGTCGTTATCGTCGGCGGCGGCGTAACGGGTTTGTCGGCGGGATGGTGGCTCGCGCGCGAGGGTGTCGACGTGCTGGTGCTCGAAGCGGGAATGATCGGCTGGGGCGCGTCGGGCCGCAACGGCGGCGGTTGCTCGCATCATCACAGCCCGCTCTTTCTCGAAGAACAGCGTCTCTGGCCGATGATGGACGACCTGCTCGGCTATCCGACCGAGTTCCGCGCCGAGCGTCTGCGCATTGCGCTCGATGAACAGCAGTTCGTGTTGTACCGGCGCGCGCTCGAAAACGGCGAACACCACGGCCTGCGCTCGGACGTGCTCGATGCGAAACAGGTGCGCGAACTGGTGCCGCTCGCCGGCGACAACGTCCATGCCGGCTACTTCTATCACTTCGGCGGACATGCGAATCCGCATCGCACGTTGCAGGCTTATGCGTGGGCGCTGGAGGATCACGGCGGGCGCATTCTCCAGCACACGCCGGTGACAGGATTCGTCCGGCAAGGCGGACGCGTGAGCGCGGTGAAAACGGCTCAAGGCGAGATTGCCTGCGATCATCTCGTGATCGCGGCCGGGCCGCATACCGGCGTGCTCGCGGCGCAACTCGATATCGATGTGCCGCTCGCCGCCGCACGCGCCGAGATGATCGTCACCGAGCCGTTGCCGCCAATGGCCATCGGCGGCGTGGACGGCAATGGCCTCTATGGACGGCAGACGCTGCGCGGCAATCTCGCTTACGGCGGCGGTCCGCACGAATGGATCGGCCTCGACGATGTGCCGAAGGTGCGGCCGCAATCGACTCCGCTTCAGTGCAGTATCGCGGCGCGCCTGGCTGCGTTGCTGCCCAAGGCGGCGCACGCGAAAGTCATCCGCAGTTGGGCGGGATATATCGAGAACACGCCGGATGGACGGCCCGTGATCGATCGTCCGGATGAACGAGGCAATGTGACGGTCGCGACGCTATCGAGCGTCGGCTTCGGCCTTTCGCCCGCAAGCGGTCACGCCATCCGCGACCTCGTGATGGACGGGCGCTGCGGTTTTGCGGATTTGTCGTCGCTGAGATTGGCGCGCTTCGCTCATCTCGAACCGGACTGGCGCGAGCTTCAGGGCTGGCTGCCGTTGCCGCTGCGCGCATCGGCGCCGGTGCTGGAAGCGGCCTGAGCGCATTGCGTCGCCCTTACGCCCGCCTGCTCACGACTGCGTCTGTGCCGCTCTCAACTCCGTCGGACTGATGCCGTAGGCGCGCCGGACCCAGCGCGCCAGATGCGAAGGCGACGCGAATCCCGTCGCCACCGCGACATCCGCGACCGGCACGCTCGAATACGTGAGCATTTCGTGCGCGCGCTCCAGCCGCAACTGCACGTAGTAGCGTGCGGGCGTCGCGTTCAGATGCCGCAGGAACAGGCGTTCCATCTGCCGCGACGTCATGCCGATAGCCGAGCCGATATCGTTGATCTGCAACGGCGTCTCGACATGCGCGCGCATCATCTCGATCGCCCGGCGGATGCCGCGCGGCAGACTCGCGTGATTCTGGTCGCGCCAGCCGCGCTGGCTGTCGGCGGTGTCGCGCATGCGCTCGTGATGGAACTGGTTCGCCACGCGCACCGCGAGATCGCTGCCGTGCTGCATCTTGATGAGATGCAGCATCAGGTCCATCGAAGCAATGCCGCCCGAGCACGTCATGCGGTCACGATCGATTTCATACAGCTTGCTACTGCACAGCAGGTCGGGAAAAGCCTCCGTGAAAGCCGGCAGATTTTCCCAGTGGATGGTGCACTGATAGCCATCGAGCAGGCCTGCTAGCGCGAGCAGATAGGTGCCCGTGGAAAGCGATCCGATGACCGCACCGGTGCGCGCCGCGCGTCGCAACGCGGCGACGAAGGCCGGTTCGAGCGCGGGTGCGAGCCGCAGGCCGCCGCAGA is part of the Caballeronia sp. TF1N1 genome and harbors:
- a CDS encoding GlxA family transcriptional regulator gives rise to the protein MRRFESSIANRALLKSASSSAAVPRQFVFLLADGLSMMSLSSAIEPLRSANRLAGETLYAWTLASLDGEPAPASNGIALAARKFDDVLAGADYVFVCGGLRLAPALEPAFVAALRRAARTGAVIGSLSTGTYLLALAGLLDGYQCTIHWENLPAFTEAFPDLLCSSKLYEIDRDRMTCSGGIASMDLMLHLIKMQHGSDLAVRVANQFHHERMRDTADSQRGWRDQNHASLPRGIRRAIEMMRAHVETPLQINDIGSAIGMTSRQMERLFLRHLNATPARYYVQLRLERAHEMLTYSSVPVADVAVATGFASPSHLARWVRRAYGISPTELRAAQTQS
- a CDS encoding FAD-binding oxidoreductase; protein product: MKADTQHDSGTPKGASVVIVGGGVTGLSAGWWLAREGVDVLVLEAGMIGWGASGRNGGGCSHHHSPLFLEEQRLWPMMDDLLGYPTEFRAERLRIALDEQQFVLYRRALENGEHHGLRSDVLDAKQVRELVPLAGDNVHAGYFYHFGGHANPHRTLQAYAWALEDHGGRILQHTPVTGFVRQGGRVSAVKTAQGEIACDHLVIAAGPHTGVLAAQLDIDVPLAAARAEMIVTEPLPPMAIGGVDGNGLYGRQTLRGNLAYGGGPHEWIGLDDVPKVRPQSTPLQCSIAARLAALLPKAAHAKVIRSWAGYIENTPDGRPVIDRPDERGNVTVATLSSVGFGLSPASGHAIRDLVMDGRCGFADLSSLRLARFAHLEPDWRELQGWLPLPLRASAPVLEAA